The Sphingopyxis fribergensis genome contains a region encoding:
- a CDS encoding alpha/beta hydrolase: MIAPEEMMVPSIHGGPDIPVFLYRPAMANPRGGAILHIHGGGMVMGSVKQMQSGPAALAAAAGVPVASVEYRLAPECPFPAPQEDCHSALAWLAGQADTLGFDASRIILAGESAGGGLAAALAIMARDLGGPAIAGQVLTYPMLDHRTGGGDCPYQNPTTGEFIWTRASNRFGWRALQGDYQIDDDRCGWFSPSLAKDLSKLPPAYIATGSLDLFFDENLDYARRLVAAGVPVDLHSYAGAIHAFNAIPDAALSQRFNGGVLAAAAAMAGPAGG, translated from the coding sequence ATGATCGCGCCCGAAGAGATGATGGTGCCGTCGATCCACGGCGGCCCGGACATTCCGGTGTTCCTTTATCGTCCCGCGATGGCCAATCCGCGCGGCGGCGCTATCCTCCATATCCACGGCGGCGGCATGGTGATGGGGTCGGTGAAGCAAATGCAGTCGGGTCCCGCGGCGCTGGCCGCTGCTGCGGGCGTACCGGTCGCATCGGTCGAATATCGCCTCGCCCCCGAATGTCCCTTTCCAGCGCCGCAGGAAGATTGCCATTCAGCGCTGGCGTGGCTCGCGGGGCAAGCCGATACGCTTGGCTTCGACGCAAGCCGGATCATCCTCGCGGGCGAGAGCGCGGGAGGCGGGCTGGCCGCGGCGCTTGCGATCATGGCGCGCGACCTCGGCGGGCCGGCGATCGCCGGACAGGTGCTAACCTATCCGATGCTCGACCATCGCACCGGCGGCGGCGATTGTCCGTATCAGAACCCGACGACAGGCGAATTCATCTGGACGCGCGCGAGCAACCGCTTCGGCTGGCGCGCGCTGCAGGGCGATTACCAGATCGACGACGACCGGTGCGGCTGGTTTTCGCCGAGCCTTGCCAAGGATTTGTCGAAGCTTCCCCCCGCCTATATCGCAACCGGCAGCCTCGACCTCTTCTTCGACGAAAATCTCGACTATGCGCGTCGGCTCGTCGCCGCAGGCGTGCCCGTCGACCTGCACAGCTATGCCGGCGCGATCCACGCCTTCAACGCGATTCCCGACGCCGCGCTGTCGCAGCGGTTCAACGGCGGGGTGTTGGCCGCGGCGGCGGCGATGGCGGGACCAGCAGGCGGCTGA